The following proteins are encoded in a genomic region of Paenibacillus antri:
- a CDS encoding helix-turn-helix transcriptional regulator codes for MISETDYEMLLDANQFQTIRQLEDWSYRVYGRLKQEMDKEAGNTRATIVDQVHRYIELHMEEDVSVQTLADHVYLNPSYLSRVYKSETGESISDYLYRFRMEKAAYMLKNTQERIYEITARLGYQNPQYFIKVFKRYFGITPQEYRDKNRA; via the coding sequence TTGATTTCCGAGACCGATTACGAAATGCTTCTCGACGCGAACCAGTTCCAGACGATCCGACAACTCGAGGATTGGTCCTACCGCGTCTACGGGCGATTAAAACAAGAGATGGACAAGGAGGCGGGCAATACCCGCGCGACGATCGTCGACCAAGTACACCGCTACATCGAATTGCATATGGAGGAGGACGTTTCCGTCCAGACGTTGGCGGATCACGTGTATTTGAACCCGTCGTATTTGTCGAGAGTCTATAAGAGCGAGACCGGGGAGAGCATCAGCGATTACCTGTATCGCTTTCGAATGGAGAAGGCGGCGTATATGTTAAAGAATACGCAAGAACGCATCTACGAGATTACGGCGAGGCTGGGCTATCAGAATCCCCAATATTTCATTAAGGTGTTTAAGCGTTACTTCGGCATTACGCCGCAGGAGTATCGAGACAAGAATAGAGCGTGA
- a CDS encoding response regulator — protein MHPLLIVDDHAHIVEDIAGTIRWEELGVGPVYKAYSGHGALKVLEEHAVDIVMMDIKMPGMSGLELLDRIRSARPGTKCILLSGFAEFEYAKQAILAQISDYLLKPASNEEIIEVVSRVIGELARERESDEMVRRAIHTLRENLPRLHETLLLDVLQRRIGSETALLNKMRTYELQFGPGDEVAMLMIRLEEEFDDYDEHSVSLFEFAVCNITEEIFRPAFELWFGKDPHDYLVFLAKRKPDAGDADLEALAEQLQEQVRHFLKGRISILATRRGVFPRDIPPLYQQALFSFRQQVGSEREFFLTIRGEAETARIRSIERLY, from the coding sequence ATGCACCCATTATTGATCGTCGACGACCATGCGCACATCGTCGAGGATATCGCCGGCACGATCCGCTGGGAGGAACTCGGCGTCGGTCCCGTATATAAAGCGTATTCCGGGCACGGCGCGCTGAAGGTGTTGGAGGAGCATGCGGTCGACATCGTCATGATGGATATCAAGATGCCCGGCATGTCGGGCCTCGAGCTCCTCGACCGCATCCGGTCCGCTCGGCCAGGCACCAAGTGCATCCTGTTGTCCGGCTTCGCCGAATTCGAGTATGCAAAGCAAGCGATTCTGGCCCAGATTTCCGACTACTTGCTCAAGCCGGCGTCCAACGAAGAGATTATAGAAGTCGTAAGCAGGGTCATCGGCGAACTGGCGCGGGAACGGGAATCCGACGAGATGGTACGGCGCGCGATTCATACGCTGCGCGAAAACTTGCCGCGTCTGCACGAGACGCTCTTGCTGGACGTGCTGCAGCGGCGAATCGGTTCGGAGACGGCGCTGTTGAACAAGATGCGAACCTACGAGCTTCAGTTCGGTCCCGGCGACGAAGTCGCGATGCTGATGATTCGGCTCGAGGAGGAGTTCGACGATTACGACGAACACAGCGTGTCGCTGTTCGAATTCGCAGTGTGCAACATTACGGAGGAAATTTTCCGTCCGGCCTTCGAGTTGTGGTTCGGCAAGGACCCCCACGACTATCTCGTCTTTCTCGCGAAACGAAAGCCGGACGCGGGAGACGCGGATCTCGAGGCGTTGGCCGAGCAACTGCAAGAACAGGTTCGACATTTCTTGAAGGGCCGCATATCGATTCTGGCCACGCGTCGGGGCGTCTTCCCGCGGGATATTCCGCCTTTGTATCAACAAGCGCTATTTTCTTTCAGACAGCAGGTAGGGAGCGAGCGGGAGTTTTTCCTGACCATTCGCGGAGAGGCGGAAACCGCCCGCATCCGATCGATCGAGCGGCTGTACTAG
- a CDS encoding sensor histidine kinase encodes MWMKMNIFQKGMVTLIVLLGPFLILFLYSNRISENVVRSEIAASTVKQLSFFLSQVETNIEQLDLFAITLGTDSTVREFKDMREDARVYQMVEVKTRMLDKLRMHNAIGGWTNQLTVYSPRLRTGVTTLASIDYERKFASTSLSTRRWSYRLNDLYGQERHTFVKHEVLPAAAEADPRRAELIVEVGFTEDSIVKMLDDFKIGGTGDPFLYHPSYRPITNRSAERTLIGLIIGGTEPPVVGDSGHRTVKLEGRDYLLSYVRSESLGWYLIDYIPVEEILSPIRDSRNTFFFAAGLMVTLGVLSAYLLYKHVQMPIVQLVRGVQRLKIGDYSARIAMKQSGEFDFLFTRFNEMAEQIQELIERVYQEKLRSKEAKLKQLQSQINPHFLYNCFAFIKSMAQLGKNEPVVAMALNLSKYYRYTTRIESEDTTIREEMELIANYLNIQRLQMPRFNFSVDIPERMMDAVIPRLIIQPAVENAVVHGIEPMEAPGMIHIYGLSDGDEHRIVVEDNGVGLAPEALFALKRKLSLPQDEETGYGMWNVHQRMVHRFGKGAGLEIASPKTGGCIVTLHWRESTGNKEG; translated from the coding sequence ATGTGGATGAAAATGAACATTTTCCAGAAAGGCATGGTCACGTTGATCGTGCTGCTAGGCCCGTTCCTCATCCTGTTTCTATACTCCAACCGCATCAGCGAGAATGTGGTCCGGAGCGAAATCGCCGCTTCGACGGTGAAGCAGCTATCCTTCTTTCTCAGCCAGGTAGAAACCAACATCGAACAGCTCGACTTGTTCGCGATCACGTTGGGGACCGACTCGACCGTGCGGGAATTCAAGGACATGAGGGAAGACGCAAGGGTGTACCAAATGGTGGAGGTCAAGACCCGGATGTTGGATAAACTGCGGATGCACAACGCGATCGGCGGCTGGACCAACCAACTGACCGTCTATTCGCCGCGGCTGCGGACCGGAGTCACGACGCTCGCCTCGATCGATTACGAACGGAAATTCGCTTCGACCAGCTTATCGACAAGGCGATGGTCGTATCGGCTGAACGATCTGTACGGGCAAGAACGGCATACCTTCGTGAAGCATGAGGTATTGCCGGCGGCCGCCGAAGCCGACCCGCGCCGGGCGGAGCTGATCGTCGAGGTCGGCTTTACCGAAGACAGCATCGTGAAGATGCTCGACGACTTTAAGATCGGAGGAACCGGCGACCCGTTCTTGTATCATCCCTCCTACCGACCGATTACGAACCGTTCGGCCGAACGGACGTTGATCGGGTTGATCATCGGCGGGACGGAACCGCCGGTCGTCGGGGATTCCGGTCATCGGACGGTCAAGCTGGAGGGGCGAGACTACCTGCTCAGCTACGTTCGCTCGGAAAGTCTCGGTTGGTATTTGATCGACTACATTCCCGTGGAAGAGATTTTGTCGCCGATTCGAGATAGTCGCAATACGTTCTTCTTCGCCGCGGGACTGATGGTCACGCTCGGCGTTCTCTCCGCGTATTTGCTTTATAAACATGTGCAGATGCCGATCGTTCAACTCGTTCGAGGCGTGCAACGGCTGAAGATCGGCGATTATTCCGCACGGATCGCGATGAAACAAAGCGGCGAATTCGACTTTTTGTTTACCCGGTTCAACGAGATGGCCGAGCAAATTCAAGAGCTGATCGAGCGGGTGTACCAAGAGAAGCTTCGGTCGAAGGAGGCCAAGCTGAAGCAACTGCAGTCCCAAATCAATCCGCATTTTTTATACAACTGTTTCGCTTTCATCAAGAGCATGGCGCAGCTCGGAAAAAACGAACCGGTCGTCGCGATGGCGCTAAACTTAAGCAAATACTATCGCTATACGACGCGTATCGAATCGGAGGACACGACGATCCGCGAAGAGATGGAGCTCATCGCGAATTACTTGAATATTCAGCGACTGCAGATGCCTCGATTTAACTTCAGCGTCGATATTCCGGAGCGTATGATGGATGCCGTCATTCCGAGGCTGATCATCCAACCTGCGGTAGAGAATGCGGTCGTTCACGGGATCGAGCCGATGGAAGCTCCCGGGATGATTCATATTTACGGCCTGTCCGACGGCGACGAACATCGGATCGTCGTCGAAGACAACGGCGTAGGTCTGGCGCCGGAAGCCCTGTTCGCGTTGAAACGGAAGCTAAGTCTCCCGCAGGACGAAGAGACGGGGTACGGGATGTGGAACGTACATCAACGGATGGTTCATCGCTTCGGGAAGGGAGCGGGACTGGAGATCGCTTCGCCGAAGACGGGCGGATGCATCGTAACGCTCCATTGGAGAGAATCAACCGGGAACAAGGAGGGATGA